A genomic window from Salvia hispanica cultivar TCC Black 2014 chromosome 5, UniMelb_Shisp_WGS_1.0, whole genome shotgun sequence includes:
- the LOC125187133 gene encoding transcription factor MYB62-like, with protein MMSSSSSSKGKIPKNYSSKLDEDGNEVRRGPWTLEEDNLLIQHITSHGEGQWNSLSKSAGLKRTGKSCRLRWLNYLKPDIKRGNLSPHEQLLILELHSRWGNRWSKIAQHLPGRTDNEIKNYWRTRVQKQARQLKIDSNSKNFLEAVRLYWMPRLLEKMEQNAKSSSSSETPNIAISAAAPPPSPIQIISHPAPPNSEMEIEEISRLLSSPESFDEDCGYITGYGVGELECHAADVDWFGEEIGMSSFWNSDELWQFRRLD; from the exons atgatgagtagtagtagtagtagtaaaggtaaaatcccaaaaaattatagtagcaAATTAGATGAAGATGGAAATGAGGTGAGAAGAGGGCCATGGACACTAGAGGAAGACAATCTACTCATTCAACACATCACCTCTCATGGCGAAGGCCAATGGAATTCCTTATCCAAATCTGCAG GGCTTAAACGAACAGGGAAAAGCTGCCGATTAAGATGGCTTAACTATCTGAAACCAGACATCAAAAGAGGAAACCTTAGCCCCCACGAGCAACTCTTGATCCTCGAACTTCATTCCAGATGGGGAAATAG GTGGTCGAAAATAGCACAGCACTTGCCGGGAAGGACCGATAACGAAATAAAGAACTATTGGAGGACGAGAGTGCAAAAGCAAGCCAGGCAGCTGAAGATCGATTCCAACAGCAAGAACTTTCTAGAAGCCGTCCGACTCTACTGGATGCCCAGATTGCTCGAGAAAATGGAACAGAACGCCAAGTCGTCATCATCCTCGGAAACTCCGAATATCGCCATCTCCGCCGCCGCGCCGCCGCCTTCACCGATTCAAATTATTAGCCACCCCGCGCCGCCTAATTCAGAGatggaaattgaagaaatttcaaGGCTTTTGAGCTCGCCTGAATCGTTTGATGAAGATTGCGGGTACATTACAGGGTACGGAGTGGGGGAATTGGAATGCCACGCGGCGGATGTTGATTGGTTCGGGGAGGAGATTGGAATGAGCTCTTTTTGGAATAGTGATGAGTTGTGGCAGTTTAGGAGATTAGATTGA